The following proteins are encoded in a genomic region of Methylovorus glucosotrophus:
- a CDS encoding type IV pilus twitching motility protein PilT — protein sequence MDISDLLAFSVKNKASDLHLSAGMPPMIRVHGDVRKINLPSMDHSQVHDMVYDIMNDGQRKIYEETLECDFSFEIPNLARFRVNAFNQNRGAGAVFRTIPSKILSMEELNCPPIFREIAQNPRGIVLVTGPTGSGKSTTLAAMVDFINENEYGHILTVEDPIEFVHTSKKCLINQREVGPHTLSFSNALRSALREDPDVILVGEMRDLETIRLALSAAETGHLVFGTLHTSSAAKTIDRIVDVFPAAEKEMVRSMLSESLRAVISQTLCKTKDEQGRVAAHEIMIGTPAIRNLIRENKIAQMYSAIQTGQNVGMQTLDQNLQELVKRNIISVGEARGKAANKESFGG from the coding sequence GTGGATATTTCGGATTTGTTGGCGTTCTCGGTTAAAAACAAGGCTTCTGATTTGCATCTTTCCGCCGGTATGCCACCCATGATCCGGGTGCATGGCGACGTGCGCAAAATCAACCTGCCGTCCATGGATCACAGCCAGGTGCACGACATGGTGTATGACATCATGAACGACGGCCAGCGCAAGATTTACGAAGAAACCCTGGAGTGCGATTTCTCGTTCGAGATTCCCAATCTTGCCCGTTTCCGGGTCAATGCCTTTAACCAGAATCGCGGTGCGGGCGCGGTATTTCGTACCATCCCCTCCAAGATTCTGAGCATGGAAGAGCTGAACTGTCCGCCTATCTTCCGTGAAATCGCGCAAAACCCGCGCGGCATCGTGCTGGTGACCGGGCCAACCGGTTCCGGCAAATCCACCACGCTGGCGGCCATGGTCGATTTCATCAATGAAAACGAGTACGGCCATATCCTGACGGTGGAAGACCCGATTGAGTTCGTCCACACCTCGAAAAAGTGTTTGATCAACCAGCGCGAAGTCGGTCCGCATACCCTGTCGTTCTCGAATGCCTTGCGCTCAGCGCTGCGTGAAGACCCTGACGTGATTCTGGTTGGCGAAATGCGCGACCTGGAAACCATACGCCTGGCCCTGTCGGCCGCTGAAACCGGCCACCTGGTGTTTGGCACCCTGCATACCAGCTCGGCGGCCAAAACCATAGACCGTATCGTCGATGTATTCCCCGCGGCCGAAAAAGAAATGGTGCGCTCCATGCTCTCTGAGTCCTTACGGGCGGTGATCTCGCAAACACTGTGCAAAACCAAGGATGAGCAGGGCCGTGTTGCCGCGCATGAGATCATGATAGGCACGCCGGCCATCCGTAACCTCATCCGCGAGAACAAGATTGCGCAGATGTATTCCGCCATCCAGACCGGGCAGAATGTGGGCATGCAGACGCTGGACCAGAACCTGCAGGAGCTGGTGAAGCGCAATATCATTTCGGTGGGCGAAGCCCGTGGCAAGGCTGCCAACAAGGAATCCTTCGGCGGCTAA
- the pyrR gene encoding bifunctional pyr operon transcriptional regulator/uracil phosphoribosyltransferase PyrR yields MILPDAEATFEVLLQKLKPLITDNTALVGIHSGGVWLVDRLLPLLGRPVARGTLDISFYRDDFDQRGLRAENKPSQIPFDVQDQHIILVDDVFHTGRTIRAAMNELFDYGRPASISLAVLVDRGGRELPIVPQIVAADIPLPVSQNLQLLQSEDGRFHFELKDSL; encoded by the coding sequence ATGATACTGCCTGACGCCGAAGCCACCTTTGAGGTGCTGCTGCAAAAGCTGAAACCGCTCATCACCGACAACACTGCACTGGTGGGTATTCACAGTGGTGGCGTCTGGCTGGTAGACCGCCTGCTGCCACTGCTGGGCCGCCCTGTGGCACGCGGAACGCTGGATATCTCGTTTTATCGGGATGATTTCGACCAGCGTGGCCTGCGTGCCGAAAACAAGCCATCGCAGATTCCCTTTGATGTACAGGATCAGCACATCATCCTGGTTGACGATGTGTTTCATACCGGCCGCACCATACGCGCTGCCATGAACGAGCTCTTTGATTACGGCCGCCCGGCCAGCATCAGCCTTGCGGTGCTGGTGGACAGGGGTGGCCGCGAGTTGCCCATCGTGCCGCAGATTGTCGCGGCGGATATTCCACTGCCCGTAAGCCAGAACTTGCAACTGCTGCAATCGGAAGACGGCCGTTTCCATTTTGAACTGAAAGACAGCCTCTGA
- a CDS encoding dihydroorotase — MKILIKNGRLIDPKNNIDTTQDIYIAAGKIVGIGSGPAGFEATQTLDASGLLVLPGLVDLSARLREPGFEHKATLESEMQAAVAGGVTSLACPPDTDPVLDEPGLVEMLKHKAKQLHLAHVYPLGAITRQLQGKQLTEMSELTEAGCVGFSQADVAITDTQVLWRAMQYAATFGYTIWLRPEEPYLASGGTAHDGEVASRLGLKGIPAAAETLAIASILTIARETGASIHLCRLSTAEGVEMVRAAKRQGLPVTCDVSINHLHLTEHDIGYFDPNCHLRPPLRGQRDRDALRQGVIDGTIDAICSDHTPVDDDAKLQPFGEAEAGATGLELLLPLVCKWADEQNIPLTQALAAVTTKAAAILDIPAGELSLHADADLCLLDPAQEWKVEANALQSQGKNTPFLGLHLRGKVRYTLVNGQLVYQAT, encoded by the coding sequence ATGAAAATACTGATTAAAAACGGGCGCCTGATCGACCCCAAAAACAACATCGACACCACGCAGGATATCTACATTGCCGCAGGCAAGATCGTCGGCATAGGCAGCGGCCCTGCTGGCTTCGAAGCGACACAGACTCTGGATGCCAGCGGCTTGCTGGTGTTGCCCGGACTGGTGGATTTGTCCGCCCGCCTGCGCGAGCCCGGCTTTGAGCACAAAGCCACGCTGGAAAGTGAAATGCAGGCCGCCGTTGCTGGCGGTGTTACCAGCCTGGCCTGCCCGCCCGATACCGATCCGGTGCTGGATGAACCCGGCCTGGTGGAAATGCTCAAGCACAAGGCCAAGCAATTGCACCTGGCCCATGTGTATCCGCTGGGCGCCATTACGCGCCAGTTGCAGGGCAAACAGCTGACTGAAATGTCCGAACTGACCGAGGCCGGTTGTGTAGGTTTTTCGCAAGCCGATGTCGCGATTACCGACACCCAGGTGTTGTGGCGCGCCATGCAGTACGCTGCCACCTTCGGCTATACCATCTGGCTGCGGCCGGAAGAACCTTACCTCGCCAGCGGCGGCACAGCCCACGACGGCGAAGTCGCCAGCCGCCTCGGCCTCAAAGGCATCCCGGCGGCAGCGGAAACGCTGGCGATTGCCAGCATATTGACCATCGCCCGCGAAACAGGCGCCAGCATCCACCTGTGCCGCCTCTCGACGGCGGAAGGTGTGGAAATGGTGCGCGCAGCCAAGCGGCAAGGCCTGCCTGTTACCTGCGACGTCAGCATCAACCACCTGCACCTGACAGAGCATGACATCGGATACTTTGACCCCAACTGCCACCTGCGTCCGCCATTGCGCGGCCAGCGCGATCGCGATGCCCTGCGTCAGGGCGTCATCGACGGCACCATTGATGCCATTTGCTCGGATCACACGCCCGTGGATGACGACGCCAAACTGCAACCGTTTGGGGAAGCAGAAGCCGGGGCCACCGGGCTGGAGTTATTGTTGCCCCTGGTATGCAAATGGGCTGATGAGCAGAATATTCCGCTGACCCAGGCTCTTGCCGCCGTCACCACCAAGGCAGCGGCCATACTGGATATTCCAGCGGGCGAGTTATCCTTGCATGCAGACGCCGACCTTTGTCTGCTTGACCCGGCACAGGAGTGGAAAGTGGAAGCCAATGCGCTGCAAAGCCAGGGCAAAAATACCCCCTTCCTGGGGCTGCACTTGCGGGGCAAGGTACGCTATACCCTGGTCAACGGCCAGCTGGTTTATCAGGCCACATAA
- a CDS encoding YggS family pyridoxal phosphate-dependent enzyme has protein sequence MSAITERLQAVQARICQSATAAGRDPQEITLLAVSKAQNADAIRDAWAAGQQRFGENYLQEALNKQALLQDLPIEWHFIGPIQSNKTQPIAQHFSWVHGVDRLKIAERLNAARPAELPPLQICLQVNVSHEESKSGIAPEEAYALASAITQLPRLQLRGLMAIPAPTPDMELQRAQFRMVRALYDALRQQGIALDTLSIGMSEDFPVAIGEGATIVRVGSAIFGPRPAKAATA, from the coding sequence ATGAGCGCAATCACAGAACGCTTGCAAGCCGTGCAAGCCCGTATTTGTCAGTCGGCCACGGCCGCTGGACGCGACCCGCAGGAGATTACCCTGCTGGCCGTCAGCAAGGCGCAAAACGCCGATGCCATCCGCGATGCATGGGCCGCTGGTCAGCAACGGTTTGGCGAGAATTATCTGCAGGAAGCCCTGAACAAACAGGCGCTGCTGCAAGACCTGCCGATTGAGTGGCATTTCATCGGCCCCATCCAGAGTAACAAAACTCAGCCTATCGCCCAGCACTTTAGCTGGGTGCATGGTGTGGACCGGCTCAAGATTGCCGAGCGACTGAACGCCGCCAGGCCAGCGGAGCTGCCCCCACTGCAGATATGCCTGCAAGTGAATGTCAGCCATGAGGAAAGCAAAAGCGGCATTGCGCCAGAGGAGGCATACGCCTTGGCGAGTGCCATCACCCAATTGCCGCGCCTGCAACTGCGCGGTCTGATGGCGATACCTGCCCCTACGCCCGATATGGAATTGCAACGTGCGCAGTTTAGAATGGTGCGCGCCCTGTATGATGCGCTGAGGCAGCAAGGCATCGCGCTGGATACCTTGTCGATAGGCATGTCGGAAGATTTTCCGGTTGCCATAGGCGAAGGCGCCACTATCGTGCGGGTGGGCTCGGCCATTTTCGGCCCACGTCCGGCGAAGGCAGCGACGGCATGA
- a CDS encoding YggT family protein yields MIANALQFLLETILGMFTLAALLRFYLQLTGAPFKNPASQFVVAITNFAVKPLRRVIPGWGGLDISTLIVAFVAQLILKLASLWLSDFPLMVAGGGVWIALVGLAVVGLIKLSIYIFLYAVILQAILSWVNPYTVITPVLDALTRPILAPLRNRVPLVGGFDLTPILVFIIAQLLLMLVVAPLELQFLKLF; encoded by the coding sequence ATGATCGCCAACGCTTTGCAATTTCTGCTGGAAACCATACTCGGCATGTTTACCCTGGCCGCGCTGCTGCGTTTTTACCTGCAGCTGACTGGCGCGCCTTTCAAAAACCCGGCATCGCAATTCGTCGTGGCCATTACCAACTTTGCGGTCAAGCCGCTGCGCCGGGTGATTCCTGGCTGGGGCGGACTGGATATCTCCACGCTGATCGTGGCTTTTGTCGCCCAGCTGATATTGAAGCTCGCTTCATTATGGTTGAGTGACTTTCCGCTGATGGTTGCAGGCGGTGGCGTATGGATTGCGCTGGTGGGTCTCGCCGTGGTCGGGCTGATCAAGCTCAGCATTTATATCTTCCTGTATGCCGTTATCCTGCAGGCTATCCTGAGCTGGGTGAATCCCTACACGGTGATTACTCCAGTGCTGGATGCTTTGACCCGTCCCATATTGGCCCCGCTGCGTAATCGGGTACCGCTGGTAGGGGGCTTTGATCTGACGCCGATTCTGGTCTTCATCATCGCCCAATTGCTGTTGATGCTGGTCGTGGCGCCACTGGAGCTGCAATTCCTCAAGCTGTTCTAA
- a CDS encoding PilT/PilU family type 4a pilus ATPase: MEEGQAEKFVFDLLRMMIAKKASDLFITAAFPPAMKIDGKMTPMSSQPLTPQHVREIARAIMNDKQAAEFEATRECNFAISMPRVARFRVNAFVQRGSVGLVFRTITSAIPKFDDLHLPEVLKEVSMTKRGLVILVGGTGSGKSTTLAAMMGYRNENSYGHIITIEDPIEFIHDHKNCIVTQREVGVDTDNWFAALKNTLRQAPDVIMIGEIRDRETMDYAIAFAETGHLCMATLHANSTNQALDRIINFFPEERRQQLLMDLSLNMRAFVSQRLIPKRDGQGRAAAIEIMLNSPLISDLVLKGEVHGIKEIMAKSRELGMQTFDQALFDLYERDEITYEDALRNADSINDIRLKIKLEGKDAQDRDMSSGLDKLGIV, from the coding sequence ATGGAAGAAGGTCAGGCAGAGAAGTTTGTTTTTGATTTGTTGCGCATGATGATTGCCAAGAAAGCCTCTGATCTGTTCATCACGGCGGCCTTTCCACCGGCAATGAAGATCGATGGCAAGATGACGCCCATGAGCAGCCAGCCGCTCACCCCCCAGCATGTGCGCGAGATTGCCCGTGCCATCATGAACGACAAGCAGGCTGCCGAATTTGAAGCGACCCGCGAATGTAACTTCGCCATCAGCATGCCGCGTGTGGCGCGGTTCCGGGTCAATGCCTTTGTGCAGCGTGGCTCGGTCGGCCTGGTGTTCCGTACCATTACCTCGGCCATTCCCAAATTTGATGATCTGCATCTGCCCGAGGTGTTGAAGGAAGTCTCCATGACCAAGCGAGGTCTGGTGATTCTGGTCGGCGGTACCGGCTCTGGTAAATCCACCACGCTGGCGGCGATGATGGGCTACCGCAACGAAAACAGTTACGGTCATATCATCACCATTGAAGATCCGATTGAATTCATACATGACCACAAAAACTGCATCGTGACCCAGCGCGAAGTGGGCGTGGATACCGATAACTGGTTTGCCGCGCTGAAAAACACGCTGCGCCAGGCACCGGATGTGATCATGATCGGCGAAATCCGCGACCGCGAAACCATGGACTACGCCATTGCCTTTGCCGAAACCGGCCACCTGTGCATGGCGACCCTGCACGCCAACAGCACCAACCAGGCGCTGGACCGTATCATCAACTTCTTCCCTGAAGAGCGTCGTCAGCAATTGCTGATGGATCTGTCGCTGAACATGCGGGCCTTTGTCTCGCAACGCCTGATCCCCAAGCGTGATGGTCAGGGCCGTGCGGCGGCGATTGAGATCATGCTGAATTCCCCCCTTATTTCTGACTTGGTGCTGAAGGGCGAAGTGCATGGCATCAAGGAGATCATGGCGAAGTCACGCGAACTGGGCATGCAGACCTTTGACCAGGCCCTGTTTGATTTGTATGAGCGCGATGAAATCACCTACGAAGATGCGCTGCGCAATGCAGACTCCATCAACGATATCCGCCTCAAGATCAAGCTCGAAGGCAAGGATGCGCAAGATCGCGATATGTCCTCCGGGCTCGATAAACTTGGAATAGTCTAG
- a CDS encoding aspartate carbamoyltransferase catalytic subunit, which yields MLNPQLTPDGKLRHLLSTEGLPRAILNQILDTAESFVGVAEREVKKVPLLRGKTVCNIFFENSTRTRTTFEIAAKRLSADVINLNVNTSSQSKGETILDTIDNLTAMHADMFVIRHAQSGAAHLIAQHVAPHIHVINAGDGRHAHPTQGLLDVFTIRRYKPDMHNLRVALVGDVLHSRVARSEIHALTTLGVPEVRVIAPKTLLPQHVEKLGVQVYHDMREGLKDVDVIMMLRLQNERMSGALLPSAQEYFKCYGLTPEKLALAKPDAIVMHPGPMNRGVEIDSAVADGKQSVILPQVTYGIAVRMAVMSMLAGNSA from the coding sequence ATGCTTAACCCCCAACTTACCCCGGATGGCAAGCTGCGACACCTGCTGTCTACCGAAGGCCTGCCGCGCGCCATCCTTAACCAGATTCTGGATACCGCGGAATCTTTTGTCGGGGTGGCCGAGCGTGAAGTGAAAAAAGTGCCGCTGCTGCGCGGAAAAACCGTGTGCAACATCTTCTTCGAAAACAGCACCCGCACCCGCACCACCTTCGAGATTGCCGCCAAGCGCCTGTCCGCTGACGTGATCAACCTCAACGTCAACACCTCCTCGCAATCCAAGGGCGAAACCATCCTGGACACCATAGACAACCTGACGGCCATGCACGCCGACATGTTCGTCATCCGCCACGCGCAATCCGGTGCTGCCCACCTGATCGCGCAGCATGTGGCGCCGCATATCCACGTGATCAATGCCGGTGATGGCCGCCATGCGCACCCGACCCAGGGCTTGCTGGATGTATTCACCATCCGCCGCTACAAGCCGGACATGCACAACCTGCGCGTGGCGCTGGTAGGGGATGTGCTGCATTCCCGCGTGGCCCGCTCCGAGATTCATGCCCTGACCACGCTGGGCGTGCCCGAAGTGCGCGTCATCGCGCCCAAGACCCTGCTGCCGCAGCACGTAGAAAAACTGGGCGTGCAGGTGTATCACGACATGCGCGAAGGCCTGAAGGATGTGGATGTGATCATGATGCTGCGCCTGCAGAACGAGCGCATGAGTGGCGCCCTGCTGCCCAGCGCGCAGGAGTACTTCAAGTGTTATGGCCTGACCCCGGAAAAACTGGCCCTGGCCAAACCGGACGCCATTGTCATGCATCCCGGCCCCATGAACCGTGGGGTGGAAATCGACTCCGCCGTCGCTGACGGCAAACAATCCGTGATATTGCCCCAGGTCACTTATGGTATCGCCGTACGCATGGCGGTCATGTCCATGCTTGCAGGAAACAGCGCATGA
- a CDS encoding DUF72 domain-containing protein encodes MAADIRIGISGWRYPPWRGVFYPEDLTQARELEFASRALPSIELNGSFYGLQRPTSYQRWYQQTPSDFIFSIKATRYVTHILRLRDIETAMANFFASGLLALKEKLGPILWQFPPSFKFDAALFEHFLQQLPRDTHDAAALARHHSPEMAGKTWFEVDEKRRLRHAVEIRNSSFEHAEFIALLRQYGVALVVADTAGKWPYMEDVTADFVYLRLHGDAELYASGYGEEALKRWAKRISQWSHGDEPADASRVAEADAAPSARARDIYCYFDNDIKVRAPFDARKLLQVLGRDQGLVPLDASALENAVKPPRKRAPRRQSIKK; translated from the coding sequence ATGGCGGCTGATATACGGATTGGTATTTCTGGTTGGCGATATCCTCCCTGGCGTGGCGTCTTTTATCCCGAAGACCTCACGCAGGCGCGGGAGCTTGAGTTTGCCTCCCGTGCGCTGCCCAGCATTGAGCTGAATGGCTCGTTTTACGGATTGCAGCGCCCAACCAGTTACCAGCGCTGGTATCAGCAAACTCCCTCCGATTTCATCTTCAGCATTAAAGCCACGCGTTATGTCACGCATATCCTGCGTCTGCGCGATATTGAGACTGCCATGGCGAATTTTTTTGCCTCCGGTCTGCTAGCACTCAAGGAGAAGCTCGGTCCCATCCTCTGGCAATTCCCGCCCAGTTTTAAATTCGATGCCGCCCTGTTCGAGCATTTCCTGCAACAGCTGCCACGCGATACCCATGACGCCGCTGCGCTGGCCCGCCACCATAGTCCGGAAATGGCGGGCAAGACATGGTTTGAAGTGGATGAGAAGCGGCGCCTGCGGCATGCGGTGGAAATACGGAACTCCAGTTTCGAGCATGCGGAATTCATTGCCTTGTTACGCCAATATGGAGTGGCGCTGGTCGTGGCGGATACCGCAGGCAAATGGCCGTACATGGAAGATGTGACGGCAGATTTTGTTTACCTGCGCTTGCATGGCGATGCGGAGTTATACGCCAGCGGCTATGGCGAAGAGGCCTTGAAGCGCTGGGCGAAACGTATCAGCCAGTGGAGCCATGGCGATGAACCCGCTGACGCAAGTCGGGTTGCGGAAGCGGATGCTGCGCCATCTGCCAGAGCGCGGGATATCTATTGTTATTTTGATAATGACATCAAGGTGCGTGCACCGTTTGATGCTCGTAAGCTGTTGCAGGTGCTGGGCCGTGATCAGGGACTGGTGCCGCTGGATGCCTCCGCGCTGGAGAATGCGGTAAAGCCGCCGAGGAAGCGGGCGCCCCGCCGGCAATCGATAAAAAAATAA
- the proC gene encoding pyrroline-5-carboxylate reductase, with the protein MTKISFIGGGNMARALIGGLQSNGYAMDAISVIEPDADKRQQLHAEYGVHVTEQLPSVSSADVIVLAVKPQQLRDLAIFLGSLLHGQLVISIAAGIRSQDLARWLGGYQAIVRVMPNTPAQIQAGISALYALPAVSAAQKDIADTIMQAAGKTVWLDAEQKMDAVTAISGSGPAYVFYFIEAMQQAALELGLSAEDARLLSLQTFAGATALAAQSSETPATLRAQVTSKGGTTERALLSMDTAGVKNAIIQAAHAAAARSAELGDQLGKE; encoded by the coding sequence ATGACAAAAATCAGTTTCATCGGCGGCGGCAATATGGCGCGCGCCCTTATCGGCGGCCTGCAGAGCAATGGTTACGCCATGGATGCCATCAGCGTCATCGAGCCGGATGCCGACAAGCGCCAGCAACTGCACGCAGAATATGGTGTGCATGTGACCGAGCAACTGCCCAGCGTGAGCAGTGCCGATGTCATTGTGCTGGCCGTGAAGCCGCAGCAACTGCGCGACCTGGCGATCTTTCTGGGTAGCCTGCTGCATGGGCAGCTGGTAATCTCGATTGCCGCCGGTATCCGCAGCCAGGATCTGGCGCGCTGGCTTGGCGGTTACCAGGCCATCGTGCGCGTCATGCCAAATACACCGGCGCAGATACAGGCGGGGATTTCCGCCCTGTACGCCTTGCCTGCCGTCAGCGCCGCACAAAAAGACATTGCCGACACCATCATGCAGGCCGCGGGGAAAACCGTGTGGCTGGACGCCGAGCAGAAAATGGATGCGGTCACCGCCATCTCCGGTAGCGGCCCCGCCTATGTGTTTTATTTCATAGAGGCCATGCAGCAAGCCGCGCTGGAGCTGGGCTTGAGTGCAGAAGACGCCCGCTTGCTCAGCCTGCAGACCTTTGCCGGAGCAACCGCCCTCGCCGCCCAGAGCAGCGAGACGCCCGCCACGTTGCGTGCGCAGGTGACTTCCAAAGGCGGCACCACCGAACGCGCCCTGCTCTCCATGGATACCGCCGGGGTTAAAAACGCCATTATTCAGGCAGCTCACGCTGCTGCCGCCCGCTCTGCCGAGCTGGGCGACCAATTAGGTAAGGAATGA